One genomic window of Candidatus Pseudobacter hemicellulosilyticus includes the following:
- a CDS encoding 2-oxoacid:ferredoxin oxidoreductase subunit beta — translation MSEVITPTLTAKDFSTDQEVRWCPGCGDYSILAQVQKIMPGLGVPRENIAIISGIGCSSRFPYYMNTYGMHSIHGRATAIASGLKAARPELSVWIVTGDGDGLSIGGNHTIHLLRRNFDVNIMLFNNQIYGLTKGQYSPTSEAQKVTKSTPFGSLDHPFNPLALAMGADATFIARSMDRDPKHLQEALVRSHKHKGASFLEIYQNCNIFNDGAFEPFTEKATKPDNTLFLEQGKPLVFGAQRNKGIRLDGFRPAVVELGEQFSADDCWIHDEADFYKAQILVRMFDDPRVEGHLPRPFGVFYETDRPCYEEMMDLQIEEVIRTKGPGDLDKLLRGRETWSIA, via the coding sequence ATGAGTGAAGTAATTACCCCAACGCTCACCGCGAAGGATTTTTCCACCGACCAGGAAGTACGCTGGTGCCCCGGTTGTGGAGATTATTCCATCCTCGCGCAGGTGCAGAAGATCATGCCGGGATTGGGCGTTCCGAGAGAGAATATTGCCATCATTTCCGGGATCGGCTGCAGCAGCCGTTTCCCTTATTATATGAATACCTATGGGATGCACTCGATCCACGGCCGGGCCACGGCCATTGCCAGCGGCCTTAAAGCCGCCCGCCCGGAGCTGAGCGTCTGGATCGTTACCGGTGATGGCGACGGCCTGAGTATTGGCGGCAACCATACCATCCACCTGCTGCGCCGTAATTTTGATGTGAACATCATGTTGTTCAATAACCAGATCTACGGCCTGACCAAAGGACAGTATTCCCCCACCTCAGAAGCGCAGAAAGTGACAAAATCAACTCCTTTCGGCAGCCTGGACCATCCTTTCAATCCCCTGGCCCTGGCCATGGGTGCAGACGCTACTTTTATTGCACGCAGTATGGACCGTGACCCCAAGCACCTGCAGGAGGCCCTGGTCCGCAGCCATAAGCATAAAGGCGCTTCCTTCCTGGAGATCTACCAGAACTGTAATATCTTCAATGACGGGGCTTTTGAGCCTTTCACGGAGAAAGCTACCAAACCTGACAATACCCTTTTCCTGGAACAGGGCAAACCCCTGGTCTTTGGCGCCCAGCGCAACAAAGGCATCCGGCTGGATGGATTCCGTCCTGCAGTAGTGGAATTAGGGGAACAGTTCTCTGCAGACGACTGCTGGATCCATGATGAAGCTGATTTCTACAAAGCCCAGATCCTGGTGCGTATGTTTGACGATCCCCGCGTGGAAGGTCATCTGCCCAGGCCTTTCGGCGTGTTCTATGAAACAGACCGCCCCTGTTATGAAGAAATGATGGACCTGCAGATTGAAGAAGTGATCCGGACCAAAGGTCCCGGCGATCTCGACAAGCTGCTTCGTGGCAGGGAAACATGGTCCATTGCCTGA